AATAGCTGTATAAATGTTATTGCAAGGGCTATTTTAATTAGGTCTGGTATTAGAAAAGGTGTTACACAGTACTTCATGGTTGTTGCAAAATCCCACAGAGGTTTATTATCCACTGGTGCTATTACATTGTTATATACATACATAGCCCAGGGAATACCTACAGCATATAGGGTTATTGATCCTATTAAAACCGCAACTATTCTAATTATTAAATTTCTGTTATATGCCAGGGATGAAATCAACATTAAAGGTATAAAACCAAATATAAATCCTCCTGTTAATCCTACTAAATGACCAAGGCCTCCCTTTCCATTGGAGAATACAGGTAGACCTATTGCTCCTAATAAAACGTAGGTTGATATTACAATTAGAGATTTTTTGGGCCCTAGTAAAAGTGCTATTAACACTATAAAAAAGTTAGTTAATACTATAGGTACAGGACCTATAGGTAGTGAAATATAGGCTCCTATAATCACTAAAAATGTAGAAGCTGCTATTATAACAATATCCTTTGTCTTCATTAATTTAATCCTCCTGGGTTGAATCCCCAATATATATATTTTTTGAACTATCAAATGTTCTAAGTTCCAATGTTCCTAATCTGTCTATTTTATTAACTAATCCCTGGTATCTAATATTTTTAACCAAAAATGTGTGGTTAAAACCTATAATATCAAGCTTTTTTATATATAGGGGGAGTATTTGACCTGGATTTGATAGAAGATCCTTTATTCTAAACTTAATTTTCTCTAGTATCTCCCTTCTGGGAATTTTAAAACCTGTATAGATTCCAATTCCGACTGTTACCCAACTTACCTTGTTACTAATTACCGAAAAGTCGTGTAAAATACCTGATATTTTTATATTATTAGACCATGTCTCAAATGGCCAACGACTCTGTATAGGGATTTCAAGCTCCTTACTTAATATTTCATTTATAGCTATAACCCCAGCCATAGGAGGTAGGTTTACATCCTTTAGAGCTAGATTGTTCGGTTTTACTATTATGGTAAAGTAGAGGCCTCCTAGGGGGCTGTTAAACCTACTACCATCCTTACTTATTCCAGACTCCTGCTCTTCGGTTAAAACCACGCTCCAATTTTTAGCCTTACCTAAATGGATTAGATCCCTAGCTAGGAACATTGTAGAGTTCATACTCTTTTTATAGATGTAGAGTTCCTCATCCTCTTTAAACTCCATTGGTAGTAGAAGATCTTCCTCCTGTATTAATTGATAACCGTTATTGGTTTTCTCTATATTATACCCTTGGGATATAAGGCTATTTATATTTTTCCATATAGCAGTTCTAGATATTCCTATCTTACTACTTAAAAGCTCACCAGAAATAGGAGCGGGATTCTGTTTTAAAATATTTATAATCTGTGTTTTACTGTTAACCTTCATTTGTTTAAAGGTTAACGAAAAGAGGGAATTGTTTCAAGAGTATAATTTAAAATTAAAGTAGCAGGGGTAGGACTTGTCTTCCATTCGTCAGCATCCTGCTTCCTCATTACAGACACCTTCGTTCACTGTCGTCGACGTCCTGTCGACTACTCCTCCCTAGGGTCGGCGTTCACTTCGTTTCAAGTCCATATAATTAATGAAAGTAGGTTATAAATAAAAAAAGAGATAACCGTAAAAGATTATCTCTTGTAATAGCAGGGGTAGGACTTGTCTTCCATTCGTCAGCATCCTGCTTCCTCATTACAGACACCTTCGTTCACTGTCGTCGACGTCCTGTCTACTACTCCTCCCTAGGGTCGGCGTTCACTTCGTTTCAAGTCCATATAATTAATGAAAGTAGGTTATAAATAAAAAAAGAGATAACCGTAAATGATTATCTCTTGTAATAGCAGGGGTAGGACTTGTCTTCCATTCGTAAGCATCCTGCTTCCTCATTACAGACACCTTCGTTCACTGTCGTCGACGTCCTGTCGACTACTCCTCCCTAGGGTCGGCGTTCACTTCGTTTCAAGTCCATATAATTAATGAAAGTAGGTTATAAATAAAAAAAGAGATAACCGTAAAAGATTATCTCTTGTAATAGCAGGGGTAGGACTTGAACCTACGGCCTTTGGGTTATGAGCCCAACGAGCTGCCAACTGCTCCAC
Above is a genomic segment from Thiospirochaeta perfilievii containing:
- a CDS encoding biotin transporter BioY, yielding MKTKDIVIIAASTFLVIIGAYISLPIGPVPIVLTNFFIVLIALLLGPKKSLIVISTYVLLGAIGLPVFSNGKGGLGHLVGLTGGFIFGFIPLMLISSLAYNRNLIIRIVAVLIGSITLYAVGIPWAMYVYNNVIAPVDNKPLWDFATTMKYCVTPFLIPDLIKIALAITFIQLFKGKVDPFLSNE
- a CDS encoding HTH domain-containing protein, giving the protein MKVNSKTQIINILKQNPAPISGELLSSKIGISRTAIWKNINSLISQGYNIEKTNNGYQLIQEEDLLLPMEFKEDEELYIYKKSMNSTMFLARDLIHLGKAKNWSVVLTEEQESGISKDGSRFNSPLGGLYFTIIVKPNNLALKDVNLPPMAGVIAINEILSKELEIPIQSRWPFETWSNNIKISGILHDFSVISNKVSWVTVGIGIYTGFKIPRREILEKIKFRIKDLLSNPGQILPLYIKKLDIIGFNHTFLVKNIRYQGLVNKIDRLGTLELRTFDSSKNIYIGDSTQED